One window of uncultured Methanoregula sp. genomic DNA carries:
- a CDS encoding DUF2098 domain-containing protein: protein MLAEEIALGMKVRYPRTGTTGKVLHIEQIRGETFAELDSTNLLYRIDHLILATGSETLSTSIKEDVKTVIEREREFAAGSGLQEALKNIDQSCEGGG, encoded by the coding sequence ATGTTAGCTGAAGAGATTGCCCTTGGAATGAAAGTCCGGTACCCCCGCACAGGAACTACCGGTAAAGTTCTCCATATTGAACAGATACGGGGTGAGACCTTTGCCGAGCTGGACAGCACGAATCTTTTGTACCGTATTGATCATCTCATCCTAGCGACCGGAAGCGAAACATTATCCACGTCAATAAAGGAAGATGTAAAAACGGTCATTGAACGTGAGCGGGAGTTTGCTGCGGGAAGCGGGCTTCAGGAGGCCCTTAAAAATATTGACCAGAGTTGTGAAGGTGGGGGATAA
- a CDS encoding oligosaccharyl transferase, archaeosortase A system-associated produces MVFPDLKNHRQYLIFGLVAIFSLFALWIRLIPLLTMGKTDILMMVGSDDPLYNLRQVEQILANFPNYAWFDPMTLYPAGSTIYWGPLFPTIIAGCCLLTGASTRPEIISIGLVIPPLMAAMIVAIMYYVGKCCGDWKTGIIASGFTAIVTGQFFFRSLYGYMDHHIAEVLFSTIFCLFYMYAILSEKESAVDLKNVHTYKKTLLLSGIAGVAYVLGLLVMPTMILFAMIVGAFTLLQFVIDHFRGRTSEYLLIINSVIFLIAMGGLVLFGFKSTGLDLSTYSIGHIYAYISLIVGTAFLYLLAGVLKTKERYYFPAILAGCAVIFALILYVFNPQIYGLLINSLFAFFGQAAETNTVQEARGWSTALAWTTFNFGLLLMLGGIIVMMYNNIRDEHPEQVFVLVWSLIIFFSTWQHIRYEYYLAINVALLAAVCTSFVVTRGGRDICHIVMNKPGETVANVGGDSYKESPAARSKKQRNIQKKGTTSPQTNYLAVGLFIAGVLVSLLFVYASVSLSYMSASDDPLHMNPDWRESLDWMANNTPETGVNYFTIYNPKTFQYPNQSYGVMSWWDYGHMITYIAKRIPNANPFQQGVAGPDGSAAYFMSTSENTANTILDHDGTRYIVTDAEMDTGKFWAMATWYNSTDAGKPYQVTLLSPGRDDPNNYESFMLNAEPYYQTMISKLHNFDGSLTKPSTVYYVEYADPEVTHVSVPVMTNAEVTNSTDAIHRAEQYNIDAQAGHHAQALSPSLILPVDEVPALRHYRLVHESPTNVLNSKTADIKYVKVFEYVKGAHIKGQGIIEVPVVTNTGRNFTYRQSSINGEFVVPYSTTGNPYGVKTTGKYQIVDSGQQYDVSEAAVMQGLTL; encoded by the coding sequence TTCCCAAACTACGCATGGTTTGATCCGATGACCCTCTACCCTGCGGGTTCAACCATATACTGGGGTCCGCTTTTTCCCACGATCATTGCTGGCTGTTGTCTTCTGACCGGGGCTTCAACCCGCCCTGAAATCATTAGTATCGGACTCGTTATTCCCCCATTGATGGCTGCGATGATCGTTGCCATCATGTATTATGTGGGAAAGTGCTGTGGCGACTGGAAAACCGGTATCATTGCATCCGGATTCACTGCAATCGTTACAGGCCAGTTTTTCTTCAGGTCACTGTATGGTTACATGGACCACCATATAGCAGAAGTCCTTTTTTCTACAATCTTCTGCCTGTTCTACATGTATGCAATCCTGTCCGAGAAAGAAAGCGCAGTAGATCTCAAAAATGTTCATACATATAAGAAAACACTCCTCCTCTCCGGTATTGCGGGTGTTGCCTATGTTCTCGGCCTGCTTGTTATGCCCACAATGATTCTCTTTGCAATGATCGTAGGAGCATTCACGTTACTACAGTTTGTCATCGACCATTTCCGTGGCCGGACAAGTGAATACCTGCTCATTATCAACAGTGTCATCTTCCTCATTGCAATGGGGGGTCTTGTTCTCTTCGGTTTCAAGAGTACAGGATTAGACCTTTCCACGTATTCGATTGGACACATCTATGCATACATCAGCCTGATCGTGGGAACTGCATTTCTGTACCTGCTTGCAGGAGTACTTAAAACAAAAGAGCGGTATTATTTCCCGGCAATTCTTGCAGGGTGCGCAGTAATATTTGCCCTCATTCTCTACGTCTTCAACCCGCAGATATACGGACTTCTCATAAACAGTCTCTTTGCGTTCTTTGGACAGGCAGCAGAAACGAATACCGTTCAGGAAGCACGGGGATGGTCAACAGCACTTGCCTGGACGACATTCAATTTCGGCCTCCTCCTGATGCTGGGAGGCATTATCGTCATGATGTACAATAACATCCGTGACGAGCATCCGGAACAGGTATTCGTACTGGTCTGGTCGCTGATCATTTTCTTTTCCACATGGCAGCATATCCGGTACGAATATTATCTTGCTATCAATGTGGCCCTTCTCGCGGCAGTATGCACGAGTTTTGTCGTCACCCGCGGAGGGCGTGACATCTGCCATATCGTGATGAATAAGCCCGGGGAGACAGTTGCAAACGTGGGCGGGGATTCCTATAAAGAAAGTCCCGCTGCACGCAGTAAAAAACAGAGAAATATTCAGAAAAAAGGGACCACCTCGCCGCAGACAAATTATCTTGCGGTCGGTCTGTTTATAGCGGGTGTGCTTGTAAGCCTCCTCTTCGTTTACGCATCAGTTTCCCTCAGTTACATGAGTGCTTCAGATGATCCATTGCACATGAACCCGGACTGGCGCGAGTCACTCGACTGGATGGCAAACAATACGCCGGAGACAGGAGTAAATTACTTCACCATATATAATCCAAAAACATTCCAATACCCCAACCAGTCGTACGGAGTAATGTCCTGGTGGGATTATGGCCACATGATCACGTATATCGCCAAGAGAATCCCGAATGCAAACCCGTTCCAGCAGGGAGTTGCCGGGCCGGATGGATCGGCCGCGTATTTCATGTCAACTTCTGAAAATACAGCCAATACCATCCTCGATCATGATGGAACGCGATACATCGTTACTGATGCCGAGATGGATACGGGCAAATTCTGGGCAATGGCAACATGGTATAATTCAACAGACGCAGGAAAGCCTTACCAAGTTACCCTCCTTTCACCGGGAAGGGACGATCCCAACAATTATGAGTCGTTTATGCTGAATGCGGAGCCGTATTACCAGACAATGATCTCAAAACTGCACAATTTCGATGGTTCCCTCACAAAACCCTCAACCGTTTATTATGTCGAGTACGCAGATCCTGAAGTGACACACGTTTCCGTGCCCGTTATGACCAATGCCGAGGTGACAAATTCAACCGATGCAATCCACCGCGCAGAGCAATATAATATCGATGCACAGGCAGGACATCACGCGCAGGCACTGAGCCCGTCGCTCATTCTTCCCGTTGATGAAGTCCCGGCCCTTCGCCATTACCGGCTTGTCCATGAATCCCCGACAAATGTCCTCAATTCAAAGACGGCTGATATAAAATACGTGAAAGTCTTCGAGTATGTAAAAGGAGCCCACATCAAAGGACAGGGAATCATAGAAGTCCCGGTTGTCACCAACACGGGACGAAATTTCACCTACCGCCAGTCAAGCATCAACGGGGAGTTCGTTGTACCATATTCGACGACAGGCAACCCATATGGCGTGAAAACCACCGGGAAATATCAGATCGTAGATTCGGGGCAGCAGTATGATGTTTCCGAAGCGGCCGTCATGCAGGGCCTGACACTCTAG